The proteins below are encoded in one region of Bacillus vallismortis:
- the nudF gene encoding ADP-ribose pyrophosphatase gives MKSLEEKTIAKEQIFSGKVIDLYVEDVELPNGKASKREIVKHPGAVAILAVTDEGKIILVKQFRKPLERTIVEIPAGKLEKGEEPEYTALRELEEETGYTAKKLTKITAFYTSPGFADEIVHVFLAEELSILEEKRELDEDEFVEVMEVTLEEALKLVESREVYDAKTAYAIQYLQLKEALQAQK, from the coding sequence ATGAAGTCATTAGAAGAAAAAACAATTGCCAAAGAACAGATCTTTTCAGGCAAAGTCATTGATCTTTATGTAGAGGACGTCGAGCTGCCAAACGGCAAAGCGAGTAAACGTGAAATTGTGAAACACCCTGGAGCTGTAGCCATATTAGCTGTCACAGATGAAGGGAAAATCATCTTGGTCAAACAATTCCGTAAGCCGCTTGAACGGACGATCGTTGAAATTCCGGCTGGAAAGCTTGAAAAAGGAGAGGAACCTGAGTATACGGCACTTCGGGAGTTAGAAGAAGAAACGGGTTATACAGCGAAGAAGCTGACAAAAATCACAGCGTTTTATACATCGCCCGGCTTTGCCGATGAAATCGTCCACGTGTTTCTTGCCGAAGAGCTTTCTATTCTTGAAGAAAAACGGGAGCTTGATGAGGACGAGTTTGTTGAAGTGATGGAGGTGACGCTTGAAGAGGCGCTGAAGCTGGTTGAATCGCGTGAAGTATATGATGCAAAAACAGCCTATGCGATTCAGTATCTTCAGCTGAAAGAAGCGCTCCAAGCACAAAAATGA
- a CDS encoding helix-turn-helix domain-containing protein — protein MDEQKQNQLGALLKEHLRKRSLSLRELSERTQIDKATISRIINGKRKANLNHLQRFSDSLGVSFDELMTAAGYQMEKKQENGRLDIHSSIDEIEDVLQTSNVYGRSFTAEELRSKLNEYQQYSQTEEGKRTIQDEFEDKVEKVSGIGPFLTRLQDMYCRFTSGRGTPRELLLIGGALLYFIIPVDVIPDYIFPIGYIDDAAAIQLVFNQLSPKS, from the coding sequence GTGGATGAACAAAAGCAAAATCAGTTAGGAGCGCTGCTGAAAGAGCATTTGCGAAAAAGATCTTTATCATTAAGAGAATTGAGCGAACGCACACAAATTGATAAAGCGACCATTTCGAGAATCATCAATGGCAAAAGAAAAGCAAACCTAAACCATTTACAAAGGTTTTCAGACAGTCTTGGCGTTTCTTTTGATGAGCTGATGACAGCGGCGGGTTATCAAATGGAGAAGAAGCAGGAGAACGGCCGTCTGGATATTCACTCATCAATTGATGAAATTGAAGATGTTTTGCAAACCTCAAATGTCTATGGGCGGTCTTTTACAGCGGAAGAGCTGAGAAGCAAACTGAATGAGTACCAGCAATATTCTCAGACAGAAGAAGGGAAGCGTACGATTCAGGACGAGTTTGAAGATAAAGTCGAGAAAGTCAGCGGCATTGGCCCTTTCCTGACCCGTTTGCAGGACATGTATTGCAGATTTACCTCAGGGCGCGGAACGCCACGTGAATTGCTGCTGATAGGCGGTGCTTTGCTGTATTTCATTATTCCTGTTGATGTTATACCCGATTATATTTTTCCGATCGGATATATCGATGACGCCGCAGCGATTCAACTCGTCTTCAATCAATTGTCACCTAAATCATAA
- the rodA gene encoding rod shape-determining protein RodA — MKRKQTNIDISLLLILLCLFFISLLAVYSGSGQYETEDPFYFAKRQVIWYLVGFGIMAGTAYIDYELLDRLALRLFVGTVFLLILVHFFGTYKNGSQRWLSFGVLEIQPTEFMKIILILLLASVLNQYHHKRFSFTESLIPTGKIMVYTVIPFFFILIQPDLGSALVILSIAFTLMLVSGISGRMIMFLSLGFIALITLLTFLHNYYFDIFSKIIKPHQLDRIYGWLSPHEHASTYGYQLTQSLLAIGSGQLTGSGFTQGVQVQGGKIPEAHTDFIFAVIGEEFGFMGAVTVICLYFLMIYRIIRIAMRSNSLFGVYISAGVAGLILFQVFQNIGMTIGLMPVTGLALPFISYGGSALLTNMIALGLVFSVNIRSKHYMFGRGWD, encoded by the coding sequence ATGAAAAGAAAACAAACCAACATTGACATCAGTCTTCTGCTTATTTTACTTTGTCTGTTTTTCATCAGTTTGCTGGCCGTTTACAGCGGGTCGGGGCAGTATGAAACAGAAGACCCTTTTTATTTTGCCAAGCGTCAGGTTATTTGGTATCTTGTCGGGTTTGGCATCATGGCCGGAACAGCCTATATCGATTACGAGCTGCTTGACCGATTGGCGCTTCGGTTATTTGTGGGAACCGTTTTTCTTCTCATTCTCGTTCATTTTTTTGGAACATATAAAAATGGTTCACAGAGGTGGCTCAGCTTCGGGGTGTTAGAAATCCAGCCCACAGAATTTATGAAGATTATTTTAATTCTTCTGTTGGCTTCGGTACTCAATCAATATCACCATAAAAGGTTCTCCTTCACAGAGAGCCTCATTCCGACGGGTAAAATCATGGTGTACACAGTGATACCATTTTTCTTCATATTGATTCAGCCTGATTTAGGCTCTGCATTGGTGATATTGTCGATTGCATTCACGTTAATGCTGGTCTCGGGGATTTCGGGCAGAATGATCATGTTCCTGTCACTTGGGTTTATAGCATTGATCACCTTGTTGACGTTTTTACATAATTATTATTTTGACATATTTTCAAAAATCATAAAACCTCATCAGCTTGACAGGATATACGGCTGGCTCAGCCCTCATGAACATGCGTCCACATATGGCTACCAGCTGACACAGTCGTTATTGGCAATAGGATCGGGTCAGCTGACCGGGAGCGGTTTCACTCAAGGAGTCCAAGTTCAAGGAGGGAAAATTCCGGAGGCTCATACCGATTTTATATTCGCTGTCATTGGTGAAGAGTTCGGTTTTATGGGTGCCGTAACAGTAATCTGTCTGTACTTTCTGATGATCTACAGAATTATCAGGATTGCGATGCGGTCCAACAGTCTGTTTGGTGTTTATATATCTGCGGGGGTTGCGGGTTTAATTCTATTTCAAGTATTTCAAAATATCGGAATGACGATTGGGTTAATGCCTGTTACAGGGCTCGCTCTTCCGTTTATCAGCTATGGCGGCAGCGCGCTGTTGACCAATATGATTGCTTTAGGTCTCGTTTTTAGTGTGAATATCAGATCTAAGCATTATATGTTCGGCAGGGGGTGGGATTGA
- a CDS encoding TIGR00375 family protein — MKKIYADLHIHIGRTFTGRAVKITGAKTLTLDRILVEASEHKGIELLGIIDCHSPEVMLELEEGISSGTYRELPGGGIRYRSTTLLLGSELEIYDEACSGPIHVLVFMPTLADMKRFSNWLSARLKNIHLSSQRIYETGLNLQKKVKEMGGLFIPAHIFTPHKSLYGKGVASSLTEVFDPSMIDAVELGLSCDTDMASHVSELNQYPFLTNSDAHSLGKIGREYNELYVQSADFTEFALALRGQGDRKITSNYGLDPLLGKYYQTACEACGEPAVSGETVCANCGNAKFTKGVSERLRELSDQTEVRVSRPRYVHQIPLQFVPGVGPKTLDKLKKAFGTEMAVLHEATEEDLARIVPQKTAALIVKARSGKLELKAGGGGTYGKIKP; from the coding sequence ATGAAAAAGATTTACGCGGATTTGCACATTCATATCGGCCGGACCTTTACAGGAAGGGCTGTCAAAATAACAGGCGCCAAAACATTGACGCTGGACCGAATTTTGGTAGAAGCCAGTGAACATAAAGGGATAGAACTTCTTGGCATTATCGACTGTCATTCTCCGGAAGTCATGTTAGAGCTTGAGGAAGGCATTTCATCTGGGACGTACCGCGAGCTGCCCGGCGGGGGAATTCGTTACCGCAGCACGACTCTTTTATTGGGAAGCGAGCTGGAGATTTATGATGAAGCCTGCAGCGGGCCGATCCATGTGCTCGTGTTTATGCCGACGCTGGCTGATATGAAGCGGTTCTCAAATTGGCTGTCAGCGCGGCTGAAAAACATTCATTTAAGCTCACAGCGGATCTATGAAACGGGCTTGAATCTGCAAAAAAAAGTGAAGGAAATGGGCGGGCTTTTTATTCCTGCCCATATTTTTACACCGCATAAAAGCTTATATGGTAAAGGGGTTGCATCAAGCCTAACCGAGGTTTTTGATCCCTCAATGATAGATGCGGTGGAGCTTGGATTAAGCTGTGATACAGACATGGCTTCACACGTATCTGAATTAAATCAGTATCCTTTTTTAACAAATTCTGATGCGCATTCGTTAGGGAAAATCGGCAGAGAATATAATGAACTATATGTGCAGTCAGCTGATTTTACCGAATTTGCTCTTGCATTAAGGGGACAAGGTGACAGGAAAATTACGTCGAATTACGGCTTGGACCCGCTATTGGGAAAATATTATCAAACGGCTTGCGAAGCATGCGGAGAACCTGCTGTGAGCGGGGAAACGGTGTGCGCAAATTGCGGAAACGCCAAGTTTACCAAAGGGGTTAGCGAAAGATTGCGTGAATTGAGTGATCAGACTGAAGTTCGCGTCTCGCGTCCGCGATATGTTCACCAGATCCCGTTGCAATTTGTTCCGGGTGTCGGTCCGAAAACACTGGACAAACTAAAAAAAGCCTTCGGAACAGAGATGGCTGTTCTTCATGAGGCAACAGAAGAAGATTTGGCTCGCATTGTCCCGCAGAAAACCGCGGCGCTTATTGTAAAAGCGAGATCCGGTAAGCTGGAGTTGAAAGCCGGAGGAGGAGGAACCTACGGTAAAATTAAACCGTGA
- the ansR gene encoding HTH-type transcriptional regulator AnsR yields MNLDRLTELRKKKNWSLQYTADLLGIAKSTYAGYESGYRRPSLEALAMLADLFDTTCDELLGREKQKQTAPKTIELTTWSSLDLTISVDGKPLSEDEIIQLITFIRTKRKVQEEMG; encoded by the coding sequence ATGAATCTAGATCGTTTAACTGAATTGAGAAAAAAGAAAAATTGGTCGCTTCAATATACAGCTGACCTTCTGGGTATCGCAAAAAGCACATATGCCGGCTATGAGTCAGGCTATCGGCGGCCTTCGCTTGAGGCGCTTGCCATGCTGGCTGACCTCTTTGACACAACCTGCGATGAACTTTTGGGCCGCGAGAAACAAAAGCAGACTGCTCCAAAGACCATTGAATTGACCACGTGGAGCAGCCTTGACTTAACGATTTCTGTTGATGGCAAGCCGCTGAGTGAAGACGAAATCATCCAGCTGATCACCTTTATCCGGACGAAGAGAAAAGTACAGGAGGAAATGGGTTAA
- a CDS encoding YqkE family protein: MKKQKSAEKHQLKDGLQSDIKSKLMEMKSQLKEEDEKRQEREKAEQIRKKKEIEKNKSFEELLEESQMDWHQYK, translated from the coding sequence ATGAAAAAACAAAAGTCAGCTGAAAAACACCAGTTAAAAGATGGCCTTCAATCCGACATCAAATCAAAGCTTATGGAGATGAAGAGCCAATTGAAGGAAGAGGATGAAAAGAGGCAGGAAAGAGAAAAAGCAGAGCAGATCAGAAAGAAAAAAGAGATCGAAAAAAACAAAAGCTTTGAAGAGCTCCTGGAAGAAAGCCAAATGGATTGGCATCAATATAAATAA
- the ftsW gene encoding putative lipid II flippase FtsW yields the protein MAKILSHLKKLDYVLIAAVLFLSSFGLLMVYSAGYPLGYIKYDNGSYFFMKQLQWLLIGFIFFGAAAFFPYKAYGKVIRFLVKFAFLLLILVLLPMIGVEKNNSQRWIHVGSLIIQPSEAVKLVMVIYFACVYAKKQRYIANFRKGVMPPLLILAAVFFLILKQPDLGTAVSILLSCGAILLCAGIRKRHLLLLGTMAGTGIAYFAITAPYRMRRLTSFSNPFQDENGDGYQLINSYLAIDSGGFWGNGLGKSVQKLGFLPEAHTDFIMAVVIEELGAVGLLMMIGAYLLMMFRGVRIAVQINDPFGKLLAIGLTFQIMIQALFNLGAVFGLLPITGIPLPFVSYGGSSLLFMLISAGILVNLSSHVKRRKKREAYLL from the coding sequence GTGGCAAAGATTCTTTCCCATCTAAAGAAGCTTGATTATGTGTTAATCGCAGCGGTTCTGTTCTTATCCTCATTTGGTTTGCTGATGGTTTACAGCGCCGGCTATCCCCTCGGTTATATAAAGTATGACAATGGCAGCTACTTTTTTATGAAACAGCTGCAATGGCTGCTCATCGGTTTCATCTTTTTTGGCGCTGCCGCCTTTTTCCCTTACAAAGCCTACGGCAAAGTCATCCGGTTTTTAGTGAAGTTTGCGTTTTTGCTGCTGATTCTCGTTTTGTTGCCGATGATAGGGGTGGAGAAAAACAATTCCCAAAGATGGATTCATGTCGGTTCGCTCATCATTCAGCCGTCTGAAGCCGTAAAGCTTGTGATGGTTATTTATTTTGCCTGCGTGTATGCAAAAAAGCAGCGGTACATCGCTAATTTCAGAAAGGGCGTCATGCCTCCGCTTCTCATTTTGGCGGCTGTGTTCTTTCTGATTCTAAAACAGCCGGACTTGGGCACCGCCGTTTCAATTCTGTTAAGCTGCGGAGCTATTTTGTTGTGCGCCGGCATCAGAAAACGGCATTTATTGCTTCTCGGGACAATGGCCGGAACCGGTATTGCATACTTTGCTATAACGGCGCCGTACCGGATGAGAAGACTGACATCGTTCAGCAATCCTTTTCAGGATGAAAACGGAGATGGCTATCAGCTCATCAATTCCTACCTTGCCATTGATTCGGGCGGGTTTTGGGGAAATGGATTGGGGAAGAGTGTTCAAAAGCTGGGATTTCTTCCTGAAGCCCATACGGACTTTATTATGGCGGTTGTTATCGAGGAACTCGGTGCTGTTGGGCTGTTGATGATGATTGGGGCCTACCTGTTAATGATGTTCAGAGGCGTTCGGATCGCTGTTCAAATCAATGACCCGTTTGGAAAACTGCTGGCAATCGGCCTGACCTTTCAGATCATGATTCAAGCGTTATTTAATCTGGGCGCAGTTTTCGGCCTTCTCCCCATTACCGGAATTCCTCTTCCGTTTGTCAGCTATGGCGGTTCTTCGTTACTATTTATGCTGATTTCAGCCGGGATATTGGTCAATCTCTCATCCCATGTTAAGCGCCGTAAAAAACGTGAGGCCTATCTGTTATAG
- the ansA gene encoding asparaginase, translating into MKKKLLMLTTGGTIASVEGENGLAPGVKADELLSYVSKLDNDYTMETQSLMNIDSTNMQPEYWVEIAEAVKENYDAYDGFVITHGTDTMAYTSAALSYMLQHADKPIVITGSQIPITFQKTDAKKNITDAIRFACEGVGGVYVVFDGRVIQGTRAIKLRTKSYDAFESINYPYIAFINEDGIEYNKQVTDPENDTFSVDTSLCTDVCLLKLHPGLKPEMFDALKSIYKGIVIESYGSGGVPFEGRDILSKVNELIESGIVVVITTQCLEEGEDMSIYEVGRRVNQDLIIRSRNMNTEAIVPKLMWALGQSADLSVVKRIMETPIADDVVL; encoded by the coding sequence ATGAAAAAAAAATTATTGATGTTGACGACTGGGGGAACGATTGCTTCAGTTGAAGGGGAAAATGGGCTGGCTCCCGGAGTTAAGGCTGATGAATTATTAAGTTACGTATCAAAACTTGATAACGATTACACGATGGAAACGCAGTCGCTTATGAATATAGACAGTACCAATATGCAGCCTGAATACTGGGTGGAAATAGCAGAAGCCGTGAAGGAAAATTATGATGCCTATGACGGATTTGTTATTACCCACGGCACAGATACAATGGCCTATACATCCGCCGCATTATCATATATGCTGCAGCATGCCGATAAACCGATTGTGATCACTGGCTCGCAAATTCCAATCACGTTCCAAAAAACGGATGCCAAAAAAAATATCACAGATGCCATACGCTTTGCCTGTGAAGGTGTGGGCGGCGTTTATGTTGTGTTTGACGGCAGAGTCATTCAAGGAACGCGTGCGATCAAATTAAGAACGAAAAGCTACGACGCGTTTGAAAGCATCAATTACCCATATATCGCTTTTATCAATGAAGACGGGATCGAATACAACAAACAAGTAACGGACCCAGAGAACGACACCTTCTCAGTTGATACTTCACTATGCACAGATGTATGTCTGCTGAAGCTGCATCCGGGCTTAAAGCCTGAAATGTTCGATGCCCTAAAAAGCATCTACAAAGGAATCGTCATTGAGAGTTATGGCAGCGGAGGCGTGCCGTTTGAAGGCAGAGATATTTTGTCGAAAGTGAATGAGCTGATCGAAAGCGGAATCGTCGTCGTGATCACAACTCAATGTCTGGAAGAAGGAGAAGACATGAGCATTTACGAAGTCGGCCGCAGAGTCAACCAAGACTTAATTATCCGATCCAGAAATATGAATACAGAAGCAATCGTGCCGAAATTAATGTGGGCACTCGGCCAGTCTGCGGATCTATCTGTCGTCAAGAGGATTATGGAAACGCCGATTGCTGATGACGTTGTCCTTTAA
- the mciZ gene encoding Z-ring formation inhibitor MciZ — protein sequence MKVYRMPKGVVLVGKTWEIRAKLKEYGRTFQYVKDWVSKP from the coding sequence GTGAAAGTCTACCGCATGCCTAAAGGTGTTGTCTTAGTCGGAAAAACGTGGGAGATTCGGGCGAAGCTAAAGGAGTACGGACGCACATTCCAATACGTGAAAGATTGGGTCTCTAAGCCATAA
- a CDS encoding alpha/beta hydrolase → MKKILLSIGALFTAVIAIGIVFSNVILFIKKKTDEDIIKRETDDGHDVFESFEQMEKTSFVIPSAYGYDIKGYHVSLHNTPNTIIICHGVTMNMLNSLKYMHLFLDLGWNVVVYDHRRHGQSGGKTTSYGFYEKDDLSEVVSWVKNKTGHHGLIGVHGESMGAATALLYAGDHCEDGADFYIADCPFARFDEQLAYRLKVEYRLPSWPLLSIADFFLKLRGGYRAREVSPLAVIEKIKKPVLFIHSKDDDYIPVSSTERLYEKKPGPKALYIADNGEHAMSYTKNRDAYRKAVQEFLEKINILNP, encoded by the coding sequence TTGAAGAAAATCCTTTTGTCTATTGGCGCTCTCTTCACTGCTGTTATTGCGATTGGGATTGTTTTTTCGAATGTCATTCTGTTTATCAAAAAGAAGACAGATGAAGACATTATCAAAAGAGAGACAGACGATGGACATGATGTGTTTGAATCCTTTGAACAAATGGAGAAAACCTCTTTTGTGATTCCATCCGCTTACGGATATGATATAAAAGGATACCATGTCTCTTTGCATAACACCCCAAATACCATCATTATCTGCCACGGGGTGACGATGAATATGCTGAATTCTCTTAAATATATGCATTTATTTCTCGATCTCGGCTGGAATGTGGTTGTTTATGATCATCGCCGGCACGGACAAAGCGGCGGAAAGACGACTAGCTACGGCTTTTATGAAAAGGATGATCTCAGCGAGGTTGTCAGCTGGGTCAAAAATAAAACAGGCCATCACGGATTGATCGGCGTTCACGGGGAATCAATGGGTGCTGCGACTGCCCTGCTTTACGCTGGTGACCACTGTGAGGATGGCGCTGATTTTTATATTGCCGATTGTCCGTTCGCACGTTTTGATGAACAGCTCGCCTATCGGCTGAAAGTGGAATACAGGCTCCCGTCTTGGCCGCTGCTGTCCATCGCCGACTTCTTTTTGAAGCTGAGAGGCGGCTATCGCGCACGCGAAGTATCTCCGCTTGCTGTCATTGAAAAAATCAAAAAACCGGTCCTCTTTATTCACAGTAAAGATGATGATTATATTCCGGTTTCTTCAACCGAGCGGCTTTATGAAAAGAAACCCGGACCGAAAGCACTGTATATTGCCGATAACGGTGAACATGCCATGTCGTATACCAAAAACAGGGATGCGTACCGAAAAGCGGTACAGGAATTTTTAGAGAAAATAAACATACTGAACCCTTAG
- a CDS encoding aldo/keto reductase, with amino-acid sequence MRKHKLGTSDLEVSEVGLGCMSLGTEKNKALSILDEAIELGINYLDTADLYDRGRNEEIVGDAIQNRRQDIILATKAGNRWNDESEGWYWDPSKAYIKEAVKKSLSRLKTDYIDLYQLHGGTMEDNIDETIEAFEELKQEGVIRYYGISSIRPNVIKEYVKKSNIVSIMMQFSLFDRRPEEWLPLLEEHQISVVTRGPVAKGLLTEKPLEQAADSIKQNGYLSYSFEELTNARKAIEDVASDLTMTEKSLQYLLAQPAVASVITGASKIEQLRENVHAANARRLSEEEIKSLQSHTKQDVYEAHR; translated from the coding sequence ATGAGAAAACACAAATTAGGTACATCTGATTTAGAAGTTAGCGAAGTCGGACTCGGCTGTATGTCTCTTGGAACCGAAAAAAACAAAGCCCTGTCCATCCTGGATGAAGCGATCGAGCTTGGCATCAACTATTTGGATACAGCGGATTTGTATGACCGCGGACGCAACGAAGAAATCGTCGGTGATGCGATCCAAAACAGACGCCAGGATATTATTTTGGCAACGAAAGCGGGAAACCGCTGGAATGACGAAAGCGAAGGCTGGTATTGGGACCCATCAAAAGCTTACATAAAAGAAGCCGTAAAAAAGAGCCTTTCACGGCTGAAAACTGATTATATTGATCTCTATCAGCTTCATGGCGGCACGATGGAGGACAACATTGATGAAACGATCGAAGCGTTTGAAGAATTAAAGCAAGAAGGTGTCATCCGTTACTATGGCATTTCTTCCATTCGCCCGAATGTGATAAAAGAATATGTGAAAAAATCAAACATCGTCAGCATTATGATGCAGTTCAGCCTGTTTGACAGACGCCCCGAGGAATGGCTTCCGCTTTTAGAGGAACATCAAATCAGCGTAGTCACCAGAGGTCCGGTTGCCAAAGGGCTTTTAACTGAAAAACCGCTTGAACAAGCGGCGGACAGCATCAAACAAAACGGGTATTTGTCCTACTCCTTCGAAGAACTGACAAATGCCCGCAAGGCAATAGAGGATGTTGCTTCCGATCTTACCATGACAGAAAAGTCGCTGCAGTATCTGTTAGCACAGCCGGCTGTCGCATCAGTGATTACAGGCGCCAGTAAGATTGAGCAGTTACGGGAAAACGTTCACGCTGCAAACGCACGGCGTTTAAGCGAAGAGGAAATTAAATCGCTGCAATCTCATACAAAACAAGACGTTTACGAAGCGCACCGCTGA